The Arachis duranensis cultivar V14167 chromosome 2, aradu.V14167.gnm2.J7QH, whole genome shotgun sequence genome has a window encoding:
- the LOC107473486 gene encoding protein SPIRRIG has translation MKWGTLLKDFREKVGFTQSPPSVSSSSASASASASFPSASSPTSLPSSSPNHNAFSASQISPLSPSRDKHELELDFKRFWEEFRSSSSEKEKEASLILSIDAFCKLVKQHANVAQLVTMLVETHIFSFVVGRAFVTDIEKLKISSKSRSLDVAQVLNFFSEGKKDDISPGANLLASVEILVSGPIDKQSLLDSGIFCCLIHVLNALLNPDVTSQRANTAIDDEEQLVLQKDYNGDIGEGRRLEVEASVVHIMKALASHPSAAQSLIEDESLELLFQMVAKGSLIVFSRYKEGLVPLHSIQLHRHAMQILGLLLGNDNGSTAKYIRKHHLIKVLLLAVKDFDPDCGDAAYTVGIVDLLLKCVELSHRTDAGSVRLREDIHNAHGYQFLVQFALTLSNLKKNQGFQSIHSNTSDEQDGATDGSQDCRRENFDDSIQYLSPTLSRLLDVLVSLAQTGPIESPHSGGKGSKNKGGPHNRSRTSSMDWLGDDLWEKDIDKIKDLEAVQMLQDILLKASSRELQAEVLNRLFKIFSGHIENYKLCQQLRTVPLLILNMAGFPSSLQEIILKILEYAVTVVNCVPEQELLSLCCLLQQPITSDLKHTILSFFVKLLSFDQQYKKVLREVGVLEVMLDDLKQHRHWGLDAQNVNLHPLERKNSSTSFKKHLDKKDAIISSPRLSEPGTGKSPIFDADATIAIAWDCMVSLLKKAETNQASFRAANGVTTILPFLASDVHRPGVLRILTCLIIEDSSQAHPEELGVLVEILKSGMVTSALGLQYRLSLDATCDTMGALWRVLGVNSSAQKVFGEATGFSLLLTTLHGFQNESGDVDQSLLSVYIKVFTYLMRLVIAGVSDNVVNRMKLHAIISSQTFFDLLCESGLLCVEHEKQVIQLMLELALEIVIPPFLASEGSTKSNATIDESSRNLLLTASGPINPEKERVYNAGAVRVLLRSLLHFTPMVQLKLLDLIEKLARAGPFNQENLTSVGCVELLLETITPFLLGSSSLLSFALKIVEVLGSYRLSASELRTLIRYVLQMKLKNTGHIIVEMMERLILMEDMSSETLSLAPYVEMDMSKVGHAAIQVSLGERSWPPAAGYSFVCWFQFQNFLKSQSKDNDPLKSTVPKKRSGSGGLHERNFLRIFSVGGTGNENATYAELYLQEDGVLTLSTSSSSFLSFSGLELEEGRWHHLAVIHSKPNALAGLFQASVAYVYLNGKLRHTGKLGYSPSPPGKPLHVTIGTSAGVARVSDLTWKMRSCYLFEEVLTPGCICFMYILGRGYRGLFQDTDLLQFVPNQACGGGSMAILDSLDADVALAATGQRLDTSNKQGDLKADGSGIVWDLDRLGNLSLQLSGKKLIFAFDGTSTEFNRLSASFSMLNLVDPMSAAASPIGGIPRFGRLFGDIYVCKQGLIGETIRPIGGMELVLALVDAAKTRDMLHMALTLLAFVLHQNPQNLKDMQTYRGYHLLALFLHRRMALFDMQSLEIFFQIAACEASFSEPKKLEATQTILSPGSVQDTSLEDHYLSKFHDDNSSVGSHGDMDDFSVPKDTFSHLSELENTYTAAETSNCIVLSNADMVEHVLLDWTLWVTAPVSIQISLLGFLENLVSMHWYRNHNLTILRRINLVQHLLVTLQRGDVEVPVLEKLVVLLGVILEDGFLSSELENVVRFVIMTFDPPGLVPQSPIRRESMGKHVIVRNMLLEMLIDLQVTIKSEELLEQWHKLVSSKLITYFLDEAVHPTSMRWVMTLLGVCLTSSPTFALKFRTSGGYQGLIRVLSSFYDSPDIYYILFCLIFGKPVYPRLPEVRMVDFHALMPSDGSYTELKFVELLESVIAMAKTAFDRVSMQSMIAHQTGNLSQVGASLVAELVEGNSDIAGELQGEALMHKTYAARLMGGEASAPAAATSVIRFMVDLAKMCPPFTAVCRRAEFLESCIDLYFSSVRAAHAVKMAKELSAMTEEKTLNDCDDTSSSQNTFSSLPLDQDQSAKTSISVGSFPQGQVSTSSDDMVAPVNPISGGKPQNGVTVSTSESNKSAHECVQTVQSLDGDVADQGSATSSANEFSFQGIKGNSDILPPTESQSSASFAVPDSPVFSEKSSSRVPVAPSSPVAALTSWLGSVTTSTNEAKSPLTATPSFDSSMSAWEFDSPSDLKSGSQGSSATNAYFIVTSKLLLDIDDSGYGGGPCSAGATAVLDFIAEVLADFVTEQVKASQVIENILESVPLYVDNESVLVFQGLCLSRFINFLERRLLRDDEEDEKKLDKIRWSSNLDALCWMIVDRVYMGGFPQPSGVLKTLEFLLSMLQLANKDGRIEEAAPGGKRLLSISRGSKQLEAYIHSILKNTNRMILYCFLPSFLVSIGEDDLLSRLGLLTEPKKRLSSTSSQVDSGIDICTVLQLLVAHRRIIFCPSNTDTDLNCCLSVNLISLLCDKRQNVQNIAIDVFKYLLVHRRAALEDLLVSKPHQGQQLDVLHGGFDRLLTRSLPEFFEWYQTTEQMVNKVLEQCAGIMWVQYISGSAKFPGVRIKAMEGRRKREMGRKAREAAKLDLRHWEQVNERRYALDSVRDTMSTELRVVRQDKYGWILHAESEWQCHLQQLVHERGIFPLNKSSLTEEPEWQLCPIEGPYRMRKKLERSTLKIDTIQSVLDGKFELEGSELSKVKFENGPGGASDSKPYFQLLADGGRQSDPDGELFEEPFSDNLDSLKDAVSDKNEWNDDKGSSINEASLHSALELGAKSSTMSVPIEESTQGRSDMGSAWQSSSMKLDDVKVSDDKSDKELKDNGEYLIRPFLEPFEKIRFKYNCERVVGLDKHDGIFLIGELCLYVIENFYIDDSGCFCEKECEDELSVIDQALGVKKDVTGSADFQSKSTSSWTTAVKSLVGGRAWAYSGGAWGKEKVHSTGNLPHPWRMWKLDSVHEILKRDYQLRPVAIEIFSMDGCNDLLVFHKKEREEVFKNLVAMNLPRNSMLDTTISGSSKQESNEGSRLFKIMAKSFSKRWQNGEISNFQYLMHLNTLAGRGYSDLTQYPVFPWVLADYESENLDLSNPSTFRRLDKPMGCQTPEGEEEFRKRYESWDDPEVPKFHYGSHYSSAGIVLFYLLRLPPFSAENQKLQGGQFDHADRLFNSIRDTWFSAAGRGNTSDVKELIPEFFYMPEFLENRFNLDLGEKQSGEKVGDVILPPWAKGSAREFINKHRQALESDYVSENLHHWIDLIFGYKQRGKAAEDAVNVFYHYTYEGSVDIDAVTDPAMKASILAQINHFGQTPKQLFLKPHGKRRTDRKLPPHPLKHSTHLVPHEIRKSSSPITQIVTFNDKILIAGTNNLLKPRTYTKYVAWGFPDRSLRFMSYEQDRLLSTHENLHGGNQIQCAGVSHDGQILVTGADDGLVNVWRVSEVGPRFVRRLKLEKPLCAHTARITCLQVCQPYMLIVSGSEDCTVIIWDLSSMAFIRQLPEFPASISAVFVNDLTGEIVAAAGILLSVWSINGDCLALINTSQLPSDSILSVTSSTFSDWLDTKWYATGHQSGAVKVWQMVHCSEPESSLKSGSSGLGALNLGGKEPEYRLILRKVHKFHKHPVTALHLTTDLKQLLSGDSGGHLFSWTLPEESLRGSLNQG, from the exons ATGAAATGGGGGACGTTGCTTAAGGACTTCAGAGAGAAGGTTGGCTTCACTCAATCGCCGCCctctgtttcttcttcttcagcttcaGCTTCAGCTTCCGCTTCTTTTCCTTCTGCTTCTTCCCCTACATCTCTTCCTTCGTCTTCTCCTAACCACAATGCCTTCTCAGCTTCGCAaatctctcctctctctccttccag GGATAAACATGAACTGGAATTGGACTTCAAGAGATTTTGGGAAGAGTTTCGGTCATCCAGCTCTGAGAAG GAAAAGGAAGCGTCCTTGATTTTGAGTATAGATGCCTTTTGTAAATTAGTAAAGCAGCATGCTAATGTAGCTCAGTTAGTTACCAT GTTAGTTGAGACACACATATTCTCTTTCGTTGTTGGAAGAGCATTTGTAACAGATatagaaaagttaaaaataagcAGCAAATCAAGATCACTGGATGTTGCTCAAGTTTTGAACTTCTTCTCTGAAGGCAAAAAG GATGACATCAGTCCAGGAGCAAATTTATTAGCTTCAGTTGAAATCCTTGTGTCTGGA CCTATTGACAAACAATCTCTACTTGATTCTGGGATATTTTGCTGTCTCATTCATGTTCTAAATGCCCTTCTAAATCCTGATGTAACCAGTCAACGAGCAAATACTGCTATTGATGATGAAGAGCAGTTGGTATTGCAAAAAGATTATAATGGTGATATTGGGGAAGGGCGCCGACTTGAG GTAGAGGCTAGTGTTGTGCATATCATGAAAGCCCTGGCAAGCCATCCATCAGCTGCACAAAGTTTGATTGAGGATGAGTCACTTGAGTTACTTTTTCAAATGGTTGCCAAGGGATCTTTGATTGTTTTCTCTCGTTATAAGGAAGGACTTGTTCCACTGCACAGTATACAACTTCATAGACATGCCATGCAG atacTTGGTCTACTTTTGGGCAATGACAATGGAAGTACGGCCAAATACATCCGCAAGCATCATCTG ATAAAGGTTCTTTTATTGGCTGTGAAAGATTTTGATCCCGATTGCGGTGATGCCGCCTATACTGTAGGGATTGTCGACTTGTTACTTAAGTGTGTGGAATTGTCGCATAGAACTG aTGCCGGCAGTGTCAGACTTCGTGAGGATATACATAATGCGCATGGATATCAATTCCTTGTTCAATTTGCTCTCACTCTGTCCAACTTGAAAAAAAACCAGGGCTTTCAGTCTATTCATTCCAACACATCTGATGAACAGGATGGTGCTACAGATGGTTCCCAAGATTGCAGAAGAGAAAATTTCGATGACTCCATTCAATATCTTTCACCCACATTATCTAGATTGCTAGATGTTCTTGTTAGTCTAgcccaaaccgggccaattgagTCTCCACATTCTGGAGGAAAGGGTTCTAAGAACAAGGGTGGGCCTCATAACAGAAGTCGCACATCATCGATGGATTGGCTTGGTGATGATTTATGGGAGAAAGACATTGATAAAATTAAGGACCTGGAAGCAGTCCAGATGTTACAAGATATTCTACTCAAAGCAAGTAGCCGGGAGTTGCAGGCTGAAGTATTAAATAGActgttcaaaattttttcaggACATATAGAAAACTATAAATTGTGTCAGCAATTGCGAACTGTtccacttttaattttaaacatgGCTGGTTTTCCTTCATCTTTGCAAgagataattttgaaaattctcGAGTATGCTGTGACTGTTGTCAATTGTGTTCCTGAGCAAGAGTTACTTTCACTTTGCTGCTTGTTGCAGCAGCCAATAACATCAGACTTGAAGCATACAATACTCTCTTTCTTTGTAAAACTCTTATCCTTTGATCAACAGTACAAGAAAGTTCTGCGTGAAGTTGGTGTTTTGGAAGTTATGTTAGATGATTTGAAGCAACACAGGCATTGGGGTCTGGATGCACAGAATGTTAACCTCCATCCGTTGGAGAGAAAAAATAGCTCGACCAGCTTCAAGAAACATCTGGACAAAAAGGATGCTATTATTTCTTCACCTAGGCTTTCGGAACCTGGTACCGGGAAGTCCCCTATTTTTGATGCTGATGCTACAATTGCTATTGCCTGGGACTGCATGGTATCTTTATTGAAGAAAGCCGAGACTAATCAAGCTTCGTTTCGCGCAGCTAATGGTGTGACTACCATCCTGCCTTTCCTGGCTTCTGATGTACATCGCCCTGGGGTCCTCAGGATATTGACATGTCTTATAATTGAAGATAGTTCTCAG GCTCATCCTGAAGAATTAGGTGTTTtggttgaaattttgaaaagtggaATGGTGACTAGTGCTTTGGGGTTGCAATATCGGCTCTCCCTTGACGCAACATGTGATACTATGGGTGCACTATGGCGGGTATTGGGAGTTAATAGCTCTGCACAGAAGGTGTTCGGTGAAGCCACaggcttttcccttttgcttaCCACACTACATGGATTCCAGAATGAAAGTGGGGACGTGGACCAATCTTTATTGAGTGTTTACATTAAAGTATTTACATATTTGATGCGTCTTGTAATTGCTGGAGTTTCGGACAACGTTGTTAATCGAATGAAGTTGCATGCCATTATATCTTCACAGActttctttgatcttctttgcGAGTCTGGCTTACTCTGTGTTGAGCATGAAAAGCAAGTCATCCAGTTGATGCTAGAACTTGCCCTTGAAATAGTGATTCCACCTTTCTTAGCATCAGAAGGTTCAACTAAATCAAATGCCACCATAGATGAGTCATCTCGTAATCTTTTATTGACCGCGTCAGGTCCAATTAATCCTGAAAAAGAGAGAGTTTACAATGCTGGTGCTGTTAGAGTTCTGCTCCGTTCTTTATTGCATTTTACTCCTATGGTTCAATTAAAACTTTTAGACTTAATCGAAAAGTTGGCTCGAGCTGGCCCCTTCAATCAGGAAAACCTAACCTCTGTAG GTTGTGTGGAACTTTTGCTGGAGACTATCACCCCTTTTCTTCTGGGTTCATCTTCATTGCTTTCTTTTGCATTGAAAATTGTTGAAGTCCTTGGTTCTTATCG GCTATCTGCATCTGAACTTCGTACGCTCATCAGATATGTTCTGCAAATGAAGCTGAAAAATACAGGTCATATAATTGTTGAAATGATGGAAAGGTTAATTTTGATGGAAGATATGTCCTCAGAAACACTCTCTCTGGCACCTTATGTGGAGATGGATATGAGCAAGGTTGGGCATGCTGCTATTCAGGTTTCATTGGGGGAAAGATCATGGCCTCCAGCTGCTGGTTATTCCTTCGTTTGTtggtttcaatttcaaaattttttgaaatcacAGTCAAAAGACAATGACCCATTGAAATCTACTGTTCCAAAGAAGCGGTCTGGCTCCGGTGGATTGCATGAGCGGAACTTTTTAAGGATCTTTTCTGTTGGGGGTACTGGCAATGAAAATGCAACCTATGCTGAACTTTATCTCCAGGAGGATGGTGTTCTGACTCTTTCCACTAGCAGCTCTTCCTTCTTATCATTTTCTGGTTTAGAACTTGAAGAAGGAAGGTGGCATCACCTTGCAGTCATTCACAGCAAACCAAATGCTCTTGCTGGGCTCTTCCAAGCAAGTGTTGCCTATGTTTATCTTAATGGGAAGCTAAGACACACTGGGAAGTTAGGATATTCACCGTCCCCTCCAGGTAAACCATTGCATGTCACTATTGGGACGTCAGCTGGGGTTGCTAGAGTAAGTGACTTGACGTGGAAAATGCGCTCTTGCTATCTATTTGAGGAGGTTCTCACTCCAGGCTGTATATGTTTTATGTATATACTTGGTAGAGGATATAGAGGGCTTTTTCAGGACACAGATCTTCTGCAATTTGTGCCTAACCAGGCCTGTGGTGGTGGTAGCATGGCCATATTAGATTCGTTAGATGCTGATGTTGCCTTGGCTGCTACCGGTCAAAGACTTGATACTTCCAACAAACAGGGAGATCTAAAGGCAGATGGGAGTGGAATTGTCTGGGATTTGGACAGACTTGGGAACCTTTCCTTACAGCTTTCAGGAAAGAAACTTATTTTTGCATTTGATGGAACTTCTACAGAGTTCAATCGATTGTCAGCTAGCTTTTCAATGCTCAATCTGGTTGATCCTATGTCAGCAGCTGCTTCTCCCATTGGAG GTATTCCACGCTTTGGACGTCTCTTTGGAGATATTTATGTTTGTAAACAAGGTCTAATTGGAGAGACTATCCGTCCAATTGGTGGGATGGAGCTTGTCCTTGCCCTTGTAGATGCTGCAAAAACTAGGGATATGTTGCATATGGCCCTTACTTTGCTTGCTTTTGTGCTTCATCAAAACCCTCAGAATCTCAAGGACATGCAAACATATAGGGGTTATCATCTACTTGCTCTTTTTCTGCATCGCAGAATGGCATTATTTGACATGCAATCTCTTGAGATCTTCTTTCAGATAGCTGCTTGTGAGGCGTCCTTTTCCGAACCAAAGAAGTTGGAAGCCACTCAGACCATTTTGTCTCCTGGATCTGTGCAGGATACCAGTCTTGAGGATCATTATTTGTCAAAGTTTCATGATGATAATTCTTCAGTTGGATCTCATGGAGAcatggatgatttttctgtgCCAAAGGATACATTTAGCCACCTTTCAGAGCTGGAGAATACTTATACTGCTGCTGAAACTTCTAATTGCATTGTTTTGTCCAATGCGGACATGGTCGAACATGTCTTGTTGGATTGGACACTATGGGTAACAGCCCCAGTTTCAATACAAATTTCTTTACTtggatttcttgaaaatttagtGTCCATGCACTGGTACAGAAATCATAATCTTACAATTTTGCGTCGAATTAATCTTGTCCAACATTTACTAGTGACTTTGCAAAGGGGTGATGTTGAAGTTCCTGTCCTAGAAAAACTGGTTGTATTGCTTGGTGTCATTTTGGAAGATGGGTTTCTATCTTCTGAGCTTGAAAATGTGGTTAGATTTGTGATCATGACATTTGATCCACCAGGATTGGTTCCACAAAGTCCAATAAGGAGGGAGTCAATGGGGAAGCATGTAATTGTTAGAAATATGTTACTAGAGATGCTTATTGATCTTCAAGTCACTATAAAATCTGAAGAGTTGCTTGAGCAGTGGCATAAACTTGTTTCGTCTAAGCTAATTACATATTTTCTTGATGAAGcagttcatcccacaagtatgAGATGGGTGATGACTCTACTTGGCGTGTGTCTTACTTCCTCTCCAACATTTGCACTTAAATTTCGCACAAGTGGAGGTTATCAGGGTTTGATTCGGGTTCTCTCGAGTTTCTATGATTCCCcagatatttattatattttgttctGTTTGATATTTGGCAAGCCAGTTTATCCTCGATTACCAGAGGTTCGCATGGTGGATTTTCATGCCCTTATGCCAAGTGATGGAAGTTATACGGAACTGAAGTTTGTTGAATTGTTGGAATCTGTGATTGCTATGGCTAAAACTGCTTTTGATCGAGTAAGCATGCAGTCAATGATTGCACACCAAACTGGTAATCTTTCACAGGTTGGTGCAAGCCTTGTGGCTGAGCTTGTAGAGGGAAATTCTGACATTGCTGGTGAGCTTCAGGGGGAAGCTCTGATGCACAAGACTTATGCTGCCCGCCTAATGGGTGGAGAGGCATCAGCTCCTGCTGCTGCAACTTCGGTTATTAGATTTATGGTTGATCTGGCTAAGATGTGTCCCCCGTTTACTGCAGTTTGTAGACGAGCAGAATTTCTTGAAAGCTGTATTGACCTGTACTTTTCCTCTGTGAG GGCGGCACATGCTGTTAAAATGGCTAAAGAACTCTCTGCCATGACAGAAGAGAAAACCTTGAATGATTGTGATGATACGTCCAGTTCCCAAAATACGTTTTCTAGCTTGCCTCTGGATCAGGATCAGTCTGCCAAAACCTCCATCAGTGTTGGAAGCTTTCCACAAGGACAGGTAAGTACTAGCTCTGATGATATGGTAGCACCAGTGAACCCTATATCTGGAGGGAAGCCACAAAATGGTGTTACTGTATCGACATCAGAGTCAAATAAATCTGCCCATGAATGTGTCCAAACTGTTCAGAGCTTGGATGGTGATGTTGCTGATCAAGGTTCTGCAACTTCCAGTGCAAATGAATTTAGCTTTCAGGGTATCAAAGGCAATTCGGATATCCTCCCTCCAACTGAATCCCAGAGTTCGGCATCTTTTGCTGTACCAGATTCTCCTGTTTTTTCAGAAAAGTCCAGTTCTAGAGTTCCTGTTGCACCTTCATCACCTGTTGCTGCATTGACATCTTGGCTGGGTAGTGTAACGACAAGCACTAATGAAGCTAAATCTCCTTTGACAGCCACACCTTCTTTTGATTCTTCCATGTCTGCTTGGGAGTTTGATTCACCTTCAGACCTGAAGTCTGGTTCTCAAGGTTCATCTGCCACAAATGCTTACTTCATTGTAACCTCAAAGCTTCTTTTGGATATAGATGATTCTGGATATGGAGGTGGTCCATGTTCTGCAGGAGCTACTGCTGTGTTAGATTTCATTGCAGAAGTTCTTGCTGATTTTGTGACCGAGCAGGTGAAAGCATCACAGGTCATTGAGAACATCTTGGAAAGTGTTCCGCTCTATGTTGATAATGAATCAGTGTTAGTTTTCCAGGGTCTGTGCCTTAGTAGATTTATAAATTTCCTTGAAAGGCGGCTGTTGCGTGATGATGAAGAGGATGAGAAAAAATTGGACAAGATCCGCTGGTCCTCAAATTTGGATGCTTTGTGCTGGATGATAGTCGATCGTGTATACATGGGGGGTTTTCCTCAGCCGTCAGGGGTTTTGAAAACTCTTGAGTTCTTGTTGTCAATGTTGCAATTGGCAAACAAAGATGGTAGAATTGAAGAAGCTGCTCCTGGTGGAAAGAGGCTCTTATCAATTTCAAGAGGAAGTAAGCAACTTGAGGCTTATATTCATTCAATTCTTAAGAACACTAACCGAATGATATTATATTGCTTCCTCCCATCATTTTTAGTGAGTATAGGGGAAGATGATCTTCTTTCACGGTTGGGTTTGCTCACTGAACCTAAAAAAAGATTGTCCTCAACTTCCTCTCAAGTTGATTCTGGAATTGATATATGCACAGTCTTGCAATTATTGGTTGCTCATAGAAGAATTATATTCTGTCCCAGCAATACTGACACAGATCTTAATTGCTGTTTATCTGTGAATTTGATATCGCTTCTCTGTGATAAAAGGCAAAATGTACAGAATATTGCCATTGATGTGTTCAAGTATCTTCTGGTACATAGGAGGGCTGCATTAGAAGACCTACTTGTTTCCAAACCTCATCAAGGGCAGCAGCTGGATGTTCTTCATGGTGGTTTTGATAGATTATTGACCAGAAGTTTACCTGAGTTTTTTGAGTGGTATCAAACTACTGAACAGATGGTGAATAAAGTATTGGAACAGTGTGCTGGCATTATGTGGGTGCAGTATATATCTGGATCAGCAAAGTTTCCTGGAGTAAGAATCAAAGCTATGGAAGGTCGTCGAAAAAGGGAAATGGGAAGAAAGGCTCGCGAAGCTGCAAAATTGGATTTAAGACACTGGGAGCAGGTGAATGAGCGAAGATATGCATTGGATTCAGTTCGTGATACAATGTCCACAGAGTTGAGAGTCGTTAGGCAAGATAAGTATGGATGGATTCTCCATGCAGAGAGTGAGTGGCAATGCCATCTGCAGCAACTTGTGCATGAACGAGGGATATTCCCACTGAACAAATCCTCCTTGACAGAAGAGCCAGAATGGCAGCTTTGCCCCATCGAAGGTCCATATCGAATGCGGAAGAAACTTGAGCGCAGCACGTTGAAAATTGATACCATCCAGAGTGTCCTTGATGGGAAGTTTGAATTGGAGGGATCAGAGTTGTCTAaagtaaaatttgaaaatggtCCTGGTGGTGCATCAGATTCAAAACCTTATTTTCAACTTTTGGCTGATGGTGGGAGACAAAGTGATCCTGATGGTGAGCTGTTTGAAGAACCGTTTTCTGATAATTTGGATAGTCTCAAAGATGCAGTTTCTGATAAGAATGAGTGGAATGATGACAAGGGCAGTAGCATAAATGAAGCAAGCCTCCATTCTGCACTTGAACTTGGTGCTAAGTCTAGTACAATGTCGGTCCCAATAGAAGAAAGCACGCAAGGAAGATCTGACATGGGATCTGCATGGCAATCGTCTTCCATGAAACTTGATGATGTCAAGGTTTCTGATGATAAATCTGATAAAGAACTGAAGGATAATGGGGAATACCTAATCAGACCTTTCCTGGAACCATTTGAAAAAATACGATTCAAATATAATTGTGAACGGGTTGTAGGTCTTGACAAGCATGATGGTATATTCTTGATAGGTGAACTCTGTTTGTATGTAATTGAAAACTTCTATATTGATGATTCTGGTTGCTTCTGTGAGAAGGAATGTGAAGATGAACTGTCGGTCATTGATCAGGCTTTGGGTGTCAAGAAAGATGTCACTGGTAGTGCAGATTTCCAATCCAAATCAACATCATCATGGACGACAGCAGTTAAGTCATTAGTTGGGGGAAGGGCATGGGCATATAGTGGTGGTGCATGGGGAAAGGAGAAAGTACATAGCACTGGAAATTTACCTCACCCTTGGCGCATGTGGAAGCTTGACAGTGTTCATGAGATTCTGAAGCGTGATTACCAGCTTCGTCCTGTTGCTATAGAAATATTTAGCATGGATGGATGTAATGATCTCTTGGTTTTCCacaaaaaggaaagagaagaagTCTTTAAAAATCTCGTTGCCATGAATCTTCCTCGGAATAGCAT GCTGGACACAACTATTTCAGGATCATCAAAACAAGAAAGCAATGAGGGTAGCCGACTTTTTAAGATAATGGCAAAATCATTTTCGAAAAGGTGGCAAAATGGTGAAATAAGCAATTTTCAGTACCTCATGCATCTTAACACCTTGGCAGGACGCGGATATAGTGATCTTACCCAGTACCCAGTCTTTCCATGGGTTCTTGCAGATTATGAGAGTGAAAATCTTGATTTATCCAATCCTAGCACATTTCGCAGGCTTGATAAACCAATGGGCTGTCAGACACCTGAAGGTGAAGAAGAATTTAGAAAAAG ATACGAGAGCTGGGATGATCCGGAGGTCCCAAAGTTTCATTATGGATCTCATTATTCTAGTGCTGGAATTGTCCTATTCTATCTTCTCCGCCTGCCTCCATTCAGTGCAGAGAATCAAAAGCTTCAAGGTGGCCAGTTTGACCATGCTGATCGTCTTTTCAACAGTATAAGGGATACTTGGTTTAGTGCTGCTGGTAGAGGAAACACATCTGATGTGAAAGAGCTGATTCCAGAGTTTTTCTACATGCCAGAGTTCCTGGAGAATCGATTCAATCTTGACTTGGGAGAGAAACAGTCTGGAGAGAAG GTTGGGGATGTTATATTACCTCCATGGGCGAAAGGTAGTGCTAGAGAGTTCATCAATAAGCATAGGCAAGCTCTTGAATCTGACTATGTCTCAGAAAATTTGCATCACTGGATAGACCTCATTTTTGGATATAAGCAAAGAGGGAAG GCTGCAGAGGATGCAGTCAATGTGTTCTATCATTATACCTATGAAGGGAGTGTGGACATAGATGCAGTTACAGATCCTGCAATGAAAGCATCTATTTTAGCACAAATTAATCATTTTGGGCAGACTCCGAAGCAACTATTCCTCAAGCCCCATGGGAAAAGGCGAACAGACAGAAAACTTCCTCCCCATCCCCTTAAACATTCCACTCACCTTGTTCCACATGAGATCCGCAAAAGTTCTTCACCTATCACTCAAATTGTTacttttaatgataaaattcTCATTGCAGGAACTAACAATTTGCTTAAACCAAGAACATATACCAAATATGTTGCTTGGGGTTTTCCTGATCGGAGCTTGAGATTTATGAGCTATGAACAAGACAGACTTCTTTCGACACACGAAAATTTGCATGGAGGTAATCAAATTCAGTGTGCTGGTGTTAGCCATGATGGTCAGATTCTGGTCACGGGGGCCGATGATGGGTTAGTTAATGTTTGGAGAGTTAGCGAGGTTGGGCCCCGTTTCGTGCGACGCTTGAAGTTGGAGAAGCCCCTTTGTGCACACACAGCTAGAATCACATGTCTTCAAGTTTGCCAGCCTTACATGCTGATTGTGAGTGGATCAGAAGATTGTACTGTTATTATTTGGGATCTCAGCTCCATGGCATTCATACGGCAGCTTCCCGAATTCCCAGCCTCCATCTCTGCAGTTTTTGTCAATGACTTGACGGGAGAGATTGTTGCAGCTGCTGGTATTCTTCTCTCTGTCTGGAGTATCAATGGTGATTGCCTGGCATTGATCAATACATCACAACTGCCATCTGATTCTATTCTCTCGGTGACAAGCAGTACATTTTCAGATTGGCTAGACACAAAGTGGTATGCAACAGGTCACCAGAGTGGAGCTGTCAAGGTGTGGCAAATGGTTCACTGCAGTGAACCCGAGAGCTCCCTTAAATCAGGTTCTTCTGGATTGGGAGCGTTAAACCTTGGTGGAAAAGAACCAGAATACAGGTTGATTCTACGGAAAGTGCATAAGTTCCATAAGCATCCAGTCACTGCCCTTCACCTTACAACCGACCTGAAACAATTATTGAGTGGAGATTCCGGCGGGCATTTGTTTTCCTGGACACTACCTGAAGAGAGTCTGCGAGGTTCACTGAATCAGGGGTGA